AGAAAGAGGGTACGCTCGTATTTTAAGAATATAGCACGGTTAGATACTAAAACGAGGTCATTGGTTAAAGAAATCGTTGATTTTGAGTGCATTTTGGTGAAAAGTGAAGAGGAGGCGCTAATCCTTGAAGCACGGCACATACGTGAATACTTACCAAAGTATAATATTGCTTTGAGAGATGATAAGCGCTATCCAATGATACGTGTATCCGTACAGGAACAATATCCGCGGATCTCAATAGTCAGGTTTAAAAAAGATGATGGGGCACGATACTTCGGGCCTTTTACTGATTCCGGCGGGGTGAGAAAAATAGTCGAGTTGCTCTATACTCTTTTTAAATTACGACGCTGTAGGTATGTTACCTTAAAAAAAGCGCATGCGAAACATTGCCTATATTGTAAAATTGATGCCTGCTTAAAGCCCTGCATAGATGCTGTTTCTGAGGATGATTATAGAGCTCATATCAAAAATGCCATATTGCTTTTGTCAGGCGCGACAAAAAAACTTTTGCATAGTTTAGAGCACGAGATGAAAAAAGCATCTCAAAGGCGTGAGTACGAACGTGCGGCACAAGTGCGTGACACGATCCGTGCATTGACAGGTACGATTAAAGCGCATGCACGAAATATTAATATATATAAAAGAATGGCGTCTCATTTGGCACAGGGGGTAGAGGAGTTACAAGAAAAATTAGAATTACCATATTCCCCAAACACTATTGAGGCAATAGACATTTCAAACATCACTGGTGTATGCGCTGTTGGTTCAGTGGTTGTATTTAAGCAAGGACGTCCGTACAAGAAAGGGTATAGGCGATATCAAATTAGAGAAGTTGAAGGAATTGATGATTATAGCATGATTCGAGAGGTGGTAAGAAGACGTTATGCAATAGCTCAAGATGATAAAAAAGATATGCCGGATTTTGTATTTATCGATGGGGGCAAGGGACATTTGCAAGCTGCTTTGAAGGAAGCAAGGAAACACAGCATTAATCCTGTTC
This genomic stretch from Candidatus Ancaeobacter aquaticus harbors:
- a CDS encoding excinuclease ABC subunit UvrC, which gives rise to MSSHFIKENIKDKLKKVPDSPGIYFMRGKHGEILYIGKALSLRKRVRSYFKNIARLDTKTRSLVKEIVDFECILVKSEEEALILEARHIREYLPKYNIALRDDKRYPMIRVSVQEQYPRISIVRFKKDDGARYFGPFTDSGGVRKIVELLYTLFKLRRCRYVTLKKAHAKHCLYCKIDACLKPCIDAVSEDDYRAHIKNAILLLSGATKKLLHSLEHEMKKASQRREYERAAQVRDTIRALTGTIKAHARNINIYKRMASHLAQGVEELQEKLELPYSPNTIEAIDISNITGVCAVGSVVVFKQGRPYKKGYRRYQIREVEGIDDYSMIREVVRRRYAIAQDDKKDMPDFVFIDGGKGHLQAALKEARKHSINPVLFMSIAKRNEEIFVPKRKTPICLERGSSSLLLVQHVRDEAHRFALQYHRKLRRKRIKESILDDISGVGEKRKRNLLSRFGSIDALKGKTACEIAEAPSIDMNLARVIYEYIHKGVTK